One Rhinolophus sinicus isolate RSC01 linkage group LG06, ASM3656204v1, whole genome shotgun sequence DNA window includes the following coding sequences:
- the LOC109451370 gene encoding tripartite motif-containing protein 43, which produces MEDEIWAATGMMSEIKENVTLRKRMIRAEYRKVNLLLHTEEKRYLEKIENESKEIFQQLKESTDSMCLKGAHLRGVYEELMEMCRKPDRELLQHFENLLKRSESVQLHMPQPVHPQLSSWPITGLINRLRRFLVHISLDHERVTDHIPLFKGLRSWLVSPDPPDMVKITRRCFLAWGDQPFLSGQHYWEVDVASCCNWVIGFCNDSWAGRDDMTLKAGGMFLLLCVKGDDRCSLFTSSSPLLPQYVERPVGCVGVFLDYECGVVSFVNVADSSLICSFLSCSFSSPLRPFLYSEHP; this is translated from the exons ATGGAAGATGAAATTTGGGCAGCCACTGGCATGATGTCAGAAATCAAG GAGAATGTGACTCTACGGAAGAGGATGATTCGTGCTGAATATCGAAAGGTGAATCTACTGCTCCACACGGAAGAGAAACGTTAtttagagaaaatagaaaatgaaagcaaagagatTTTTCAACAACTGAAGGAAAGTACAGACAGTATGTGTCTAAAGGGAGCACACCTAAGAGGAGTATATGAGGAACTCATGGAAATGTGCCGTAAGCCAGACAGAGAGCTGCTTCAG CATTTTGAAAACCTGTTGAAAAG AAGTGAGTCAGTGCAGCTGCACATGCCACAACCCGTGCACCCACAGCTCAGTTCATGGCCTATCACTGGACTGATAAACAGGCTGCGCCGATTCCTAG TGCATATTTCTTTGGATCATGAAAGAGTCACTGATCACATCCCCCTGTTTAAAGGCCTGAGGAGTTGGCTCGTTAGTCCTGACCCTCCTGATATGGTTAAGATCACAAGAAGATGTTTTCTTGCCTGGGGAGACCAGCCATTCCTTTCTGGCCAACATTACTGGGAAGTGGATGTGGCGAGCTGTTGTAACTGGGTCATTGGATTTTGTAATGATTCTTGGGCAGGGAGGGATGACATGACACTTAAAGCAGGGGGAATGTTTCTACTTTTGTGTGTCAAAGGGGACGATCGATGCAGTCTCTTTacctcctcctccccactgtTACCTCAGTATGTAGAACGGCCTGTAGGCTGCGTGGGGGTGTTTCTGGATTATGAATGTGGTGTCGTGAGCTTTGTTAATGTGGCCGATAGTTCCCTCATTTGTAGTTTCCTCTcatgctccttctcttctcctctcagACCTTTTCTTTACTCCGAACACCCATAG
- the LOC141566963 gene encoding LOW QUALITY PROTEIN: tripartite motif-containing protein 51-like (The sequence of the model RefSeq protein was modified relative to this genomic sequence to represent the inferred CDS: inserted 1 base in 1 codon; substituted 1 base at 1 genomic stop codon) yields the protein MKPLKPFCIPTRSRPSFLSPTSESQKQASESCPTLGSRCCIPCHESCGERGGWCRVKQGQVFLYGDLRSMSVGCDLQEAPCIALRLECFLAWGAQTFTSGRYFWEIDMEDSWNWALGVCSDYWKEKNRNFHIDEQNGLFVLGCVKKDIHCLPVVFTTXPILLXYVPRPIDRVGVFLEDEGRAISFVDGAQSSLICSILSCSFAPHLRPIFCCSHF from the exons ATGAAACCTCTGAAACCTTTTTGTATTCCGACTCGAAGTCGACCTTCCTTCTTGAGTCCCACAAGTGAGTCCCAAAAGCAGGCCTCAGAATCGTGCCCCACATTGGGCAGTAGGTGTTGCATCCCATGCCatgagagttgtggggagcgaggagggtggtgCAGGGTTAAGCAGGGTCAAGTCTTCCTGTATGGAGACTTGAGAAGCATGAGTGTGGGATGTGATCTTCAGGAAGCACCGTGCATTGCTCTAAGACTGGAGTGTTTTCTTGCATGGGGTGCTCAGACTTTTACATCTGGTAGATATTTCTGGGAGATAGACATGGAAGACTCTTGGAATTGGGCTTTAGGAGTCTGCAGTGATTATTGGAAAGAGAAGAATAGGAATTTCCACATAGATGAACAGAACGGACTATTTGTTCTTGGGTGTGTTAAGAAAGACATCCACTGCCTCCCTGTTGTCTTCACCA TCcctattttattgtaatatgtGCCAAGGCCTATTGACCGAGTAGGAGTATTCCTGGAGGATGAAGGTAGAGCCATTAGCTTTGTAGATGGTGCTCAAAGTTCCCTGATATGTAGCATCCTTTCTTGCTCCTTCGCTCCCCATCTCAGACCTATCTTTTGCTGTAGTCACTTCTGA